One Agelaius phoeniceus isolate bAgePho1 chromosome 7, bAgePho1.hap1, whole genome shotgun sequence DNA segment encodes these proteins:
- the SPEG gene encoding striated muscle preferentially expressed protein kinase isoform X2, whose product MAGTYHRAMGNALFSFPLQKTGHSRRFGRFTHVFRSCRKQSYDSETGEDESGDPQVTQRSDLQDETAFSTPTGGSDTLVDASMNTTPTSVLALSQAEERSSWSGSQQTVVEKETDASLSARGPYLRPTAWPQPQGTPRQANTPAPRGAEVRHLGVEPLVRASRANLVGTSWGSEDSLSVASDPYGSAFSLYRGRALSLHVIPQGGYRRDDLHRGPVSPKPGAEPPRSPAALPLTAKPPIVRSPSPRAGTCLQPPTGTASQPAARGPGVPSFTPVTPRKKSSVPVEYQDVVPEEYEEKIKKPKSSGYSQGSTQDSRPQTPMSDTSGRISVRASPKLVRAGSRIFERLQYFEERQRSLEQDSPFPARPNLPLRKTRSLDQPGSGPRRASTPGGSREDLREGGRWEPGSTAACRRLAFRQKAASFDERGKFANRVYAIEHKFAEELSRIKRTVSKQQLRRSQELCKAGSPPAPSPPAASEPPAPRAPRTPRTSSSQGAGGRKALPPKSCPPAESTHVIQHLALSSVALVGPDGEPLPGGQRGKRAPVGGGGAAGQPSSVEDARKGLQQEGFGEVKKKEQWPLAQASPQGRVALSQAGPAGGSLYPDGGPARGPGALNEALAARLAVPHGLYRRPETPTEVRFLPWAKPGMEQEARLERSWAGQHGVGREVERRQMKVSEKKESGRMAQEGRSTRSKGKGRRARPTSPELESSDDSYVSAGEDPLEAPIFEIPIQDMAVVVGAEVLLKCIVTANPQPEVSWRKDGVPLRSSTTRPIKAEGERHTLLVRSARVADAGLYTVTAANEVGATCCSAILSVRPAPVVERHGNLPPAVGQVSPITSDEEYLSPLEEFPESGTPQHRPAMKLQPRAEHGAARGSPEATFKASPTFEVSLSDQSVLEGQDVSMSVRVRGEPKPIIYWLRNRQPVKYGRRHHAEEAEGVRGLFTLHILAAEHTDTGFYTCKAVNEYGTKQCEAKLEVRARPECQSLAIVVPLQDLVVGAGELAVFECMVAGPPDMDVDWLSRGRLLQPALLKCKMHFDGRKCKLLLTSVHEDDSGIYTCKLSTAKDELTCSARLTVQPSVQPLFTRKLEDVDVVEGRTARFVCMISGTPPPTVTWTHFGLPVQEGENVRIQQDGGLHSLVIVHVGSEDEGQYKATARNIHGHVECSAELYVEEPRPSAASQISKLEKMPSIPEEPEQVETETECFTMPDFLKPLHNLDVVESKEAVLECQVAGMPYPSITWYHNGSRIDSTDDRKMMQYKDIHRLVFTAVSHAHAGVYKSVIANKVGKATCYAHLYVTDVVPTPPDGPPTVASVTGRAITLTWNKPKWLDAAIDPNSVTYVVQMQVLGTMQWVVLVTGVQDTTYTVHRLTKGAQYLFRVITATPKSNSKPSPPVGPVQLLDRGPYLEEAPVILDKPDVVYVVEGQPASITITINHVEAIVTWKRAGQVLGELEGTCETMMPDDDQHCLRLLRVGQGAGGLLACEVSNRHGTAHCTLRLRLAEAPRFESIMEDIDAQEGETPRFAVVVEGKPLPDIMWYKDGELLEESSHLSFVYEDNECSLVVLGAAEPDSGVYTCTAKNLAGEVSCKAELVVRAAQPTADATMEEDALHKARRLTDYYDVHEEIGRGAFSYLRRVTEKSTRLDFAAKFIPGRTKAKQSARRELHILSQLDHERIVFFHDAFEKKNAVIMVMELCSEEELLDRMVRKPSVCESEVRSYMRQVLEGICYLHQHSVLHLDIKPENLLMADLSSEQIRICDFGNAQELTSEEPQYCKYGTPEFVGPEIVNQTPVSSVTDIWPVGVIAYLCLTGISPFVGENDKTTLMNIRNYNVAFEERMFQGLTREAKGFVIKVLVNDKLRPNAEQTLEHPWFKTLAKGKVISTDHLKLFISRRKWQRSQISYKCNMVLRPIPELLEDTSNHLSIAVPRHLKESPALSSSSDSDDLDELPFIPMPHQVEFSGSRMSLNEIPTDDETIGTSEGLQPEGDASAMEWQSQGTGKPGVALGKRTRSAGPRRPCAEVEAPGSSDEEAPEAQKRPEYPRKAMRKGSSLESPGSARRGELKRGSSADSALLLQQLPGTEEGAEAARDPRGALAKAASMELPRRKMVWGEDDHAQRLELMRQRLLRGSSGDSKVSGLRGPLLETLGVSPDKKVSRSARLEAPAVPRLVRAASSEATSPRLLPAECRLQKSSSFSHGDAEPVVRHRRSGAPLEIPVACLEAQRLKESPSLSALSDARPTVPPDTPSTPTPPPAEISVPQAGPAKAASGRRRVPEEHGPPGASKAATTTGKKPTDRGQEDKTPTKAAGASGEGAARTGAPTPPKSTTPVPQTHIKSSYAKMMQVMGGIQGGETVTKEPPPTTNEPPPNIKETPPASPAKPPTPAARREVKPTGSSSSLVIQDIDSEEVFEAKFKRSRESSLTRGLKRLTRSRSEDRHLAGPPASDEGIYRPTPAGVPLELRRDRPTGLAAKSKSVQDLHEVEKDGGFFRRMSILLKRTPPAERKKSMGEDGGTETPPGGRRFSWSMALASSRERRDSESLKSEPGGGGESESPAVAVRRKISATMERVSARLRSVSDERPEGEGSRQLRRASSEGESLRPGPAPAPAPSSESLRSEASTGSSASAKGGGDSQKRSRWERWGLSRGKKEKMASQPNIPSSLLREEGLAAGRPHTPSESDFPPIFHIKLKDQVLLEGEALTLCCLPAGSPTPRILWMKDKRSLQPDSGLNVVSCKDGRQMLTIAKVSRKDAGLYECAAANILGTAISSCTLAVARLPGRPGTPEVPQKYKNTVLVLWKPAESKAPCTYTLERRLEGEHEWKIVSTGITDCYFNVTELPPGSTAKFRVACVNKAGQGPYSNPSVKVHLEAADAGAALAKDVAVPIPEKVASSRSTQTLEEHVEPVAAGAPPTTPPRKHKGVVQKAAGAEQEGAPTGVLPPPAPREEGVPPDLELPPNITVYVPPELMFTPPRTAASPHTDTPTPGSPAPPTDASPPPQAPSPSKSSPTVSPVSTTPSSAPTPSPTPNTTPSRKMPPYMVTSFISMPPTSPPAQEPTTTPPPSKEPPAASGVPGAKDSTSLRQGVPQKPYTFLDEKARGRFGVIRLCKENATGKHFMAKIVPYEAERKQSVLQEYEILKALHHERIMALHEAYITPRYLVLICENCAGKEILYSIVDRFRYSEDDVVSYVLQLLQGLEYLHSRRIVHLDIKPDNIIISGTNALKIIDFGSAQTYNPLVLRQLGRRAGTLEYMSPEVVKGDPVGSAADVWGVGVLTYIMLSGRSPFFELDPIETENRILAGRFDAFKLYPNVSQTAALFIRKVLTVHPWSRPTVKDCFANTWLQDAYLMKLRRQTLTFTTNRLKEFLVDHQRRRGEAVTKHKVLLRSYQGGQPPGPQ is encoded by the exons catcccccagggAGGCTACCGGAGAGATGACCTCCACAGAGGCCCTGTCTCTCCAAAGCCTGGTGCAGAGCCCCCAAGATCCCCCGCTGCTCTGCCACTGACTGCTAAGCCACCCATCGTCCGCTCACCATCTCCTCGCGCTGGCACATGTCTGCAGCCGCCCACCGGCACCGcatcccagcctgctgcccGTGGCCCTGGCGTCCCCTCCTTCACACCCGTGACCCCCCGCAAGAAGTCCTCGGTGCCGGTAGAGTACCAGGACGTCGTTCCTGAGGAGTACGAGGAGAAGATCAAGAAGCCCAAGTCCTCTGGGTACTCACAGGGAAGCACACAGGACTCCCGTCCGCAGACACCCATGAGCGACACCTCCGGCCGCATCTCCGTCCGGGCATCGCCCAAGCTGGTGCGTGCTGGCTCCAGGATCTTTGAACGGCTGCAGTACTTTGAGGAGCGGcagaggagcctggagcaggacaGCCCCTTTCCCGCGCGGCCCAACCTGCCGCTGCGCAAGACGCGCTCCTTGGACCAGCCCGGCAGCGGCCCGCGCCGCGCCAGCACTCCGGGCGGCTCGCGGGAGGACCTGCGGGAAGGCGGCCGCTGGGAGCCGGGCAGCACGGCCGCCTGCCGGCGCCTGGCCTTCCGGCAGAAAGCCGCCTCCTTCGACGAGCGGGGCAAGTTCGCCAACCGCGTCTACGCCATCGAGCACAAGTTTGCGGAGGAGCTGAGCCGCATCAAGCGGACGGTCTCCAAGCAGCAGCTGCGGCGCTCCCAGGAGCTCTGCAAAGCCGGGTCGCCCCCGGCACCCTCACCCCCCGCGGCCAGCGAGCCCCCCGCACCCCGTGCCCCCCGCACCCCCCGCACCTCTTCCTCTCAGGGCGCCGGCGGACGCAAGGCACTGCCGCCCAAGAGCTGCCCGCCGGCAGAGAGCACACACGTCATCCAGCACCTGGCACTTTCCAGCGTGGCCTTGGTGGGACCTGATGGGGAGCCGCTGCCAGGGGGGCAGCGCGGGAAGAGAGCCCCGGTGGGGGGGGGTGGGGCGGCTGGACAGCCCAGCTCAGTGGAGGATGCCAGGAAGGGTCTGCAGCAAGAAGGCTTTGGGGaagtgaagaagaaggagcagtGGCCATTGGCACAAGCCAGCCCGCAGGGAAGGGTGGCTCTCTCGCAGGCGGGGCCCGCCGGAGGCAGTCTGTACCCAGATGGAGGCCCTGCCCGTGGCCCCGGGGCGCTGAACGAGGCTCTGGCTGCCCGGCTGGCCGTGCCCCACGGACTGTACCGGCGGCCAGAGACGCCCACAGAAGTGCGGTTCCTGCCTTGGGCAAAGCCGGGCATGGAGCAGGAAGCTCGTCTGGAGCGAAGCTGGGCAGGACAGCACGGTGTGGGCAGGGAGGTGGAGAGAAGGCAGATGAAAGTgtcagagaagaaagagagTGGCCGGATGGCTCAAGAAGGCAGGAGCACACGGAGCAAGGGGAAGGGACGCCGAGCCAGGCCCACCTCTCCAGAACTAG AGTCCTCAGATGACTCCTATGTCTCAGCGGGTGAAGACCCCCTGGAAGCCCCCATCTTTGAGATCCCCATCCAGGACATGGCCGTTGTCGTGGGGGCAGAGGTGCTGCTCAAGTGCATTGTCACGGCCAACCCCCAGCCAGAAG TGTCCTGGAGGAAGGACGGGGTCCCGCTGCGGAGCAGCACGACGCGCCCCATCAAGGCGGAGGGCGAGCGCCACACGCTACTGGTGCGTAGCGCCCGGGTGGCGGACGCCGGGCTGTACACTGTCACCGCGGCCAACGAGGTGGGGGCCACCTGCTGCAGCGCCATCCTCAGCGTGCGGCCCG CACCCGTTGTGGAGCGGCATGGGAACTTGCCCCCCGCCGTCGGCCAGGTCAGCCCCATCACATCGGACGAGGAGTACCTGAGCCCATTGGAGGAGTTCCCCGAGTCCGGCACCCCCCAGCACCGACCGGCCATGAAGCTGCAGCCAAGAGCAGAGCATGGGGCTGCCCGTGGCTCCCCTGAGGCCACCTTCAAGGCTTCACCCACCTTTGAG GTATCCTTGTCGGACCAGTCGGTGCTGGAGGGGCAGGATGTTAGCATGAGCGTCCGCGTCCGTGGGGAGCCCAAGCCCATCATTTACTG GCTGAGAAACAGGCAGCCAGTGAAGTATGGGCGCCGGCACCATGCAGAGGAGGCAGAGGGCGTGCGGGGGCTCTTCACGCTGCACATCCTGGCGGCGGAGCACACTGACACCGGCTTCTACACCTGCAAGGCCGTCAACGAGTATGGCACCAAGCAGTGCGAGGCCAAGCTGGAGGTCAGAG CTCGCCCCGAGTGCCAGTCCCTGGCCATCGTGGTTCCCCTGCAGGACTTGGTGGTCGGGGCGGGGGAGCTGGCGGTCTTTGAGTGCATGGTGGCCGGCCCGCCAGACATGGACGTGGACTGGCTGTCCCGGGGCcggctgctccagcctgcacTGCTCAAATGCAAGATGCATTTTGATGGGCGCAAGTGCAAGCTGCTGCTCACCTCTGTGCATGAAGATGACAGCGGAATCTACACCTGCAAGCTCAGCACTGCCAAAG ATGAGCTGACCTGCAGTGCCCGGCTGACGGTGCAGCCCTCTGTGCAGCCGCTCTTCACCCGCAAGCTGGAGGACGTGGACGTGGTGGAAGGGCGGACAGCGCGCTTTGTCTGCATGATCAGTGGGACTCCCCCTCCGACGGTTACCTGGACTCACTTTG GCCTGCCAGTGCAGGAGGGGGAGAACGTGCGGATTCAGCAGGACGGAGGGCTGCACTCACTGGTCATTGTGCACGTGGGCAGTGAAGATGAAGGGCAGTACAAGGCAACCGCCAGGAACATCCATGGCCATGTGGAGTGCTCTGCTGAGCTCTATGTGGAGGAGCCACGGCCATCTGCAGCCTCCCAGAT CTCTAAGCTGGAGAAGATGCCATCCATCCCAGAGGAGCCAGAGCAGGTGGAGACAGAGACAGAGTGCTTCACCATGCCTGATTTCCTGAAGCCACTGCACAACCTGGACGTGGTGGAGTCGAAGGAGGCTGTGCTGGAGTGCCAGGTGGCCGGGATGCCCTACCCCTCCATCACCTGGTACCACAATGGCTCCCGAATTGACAGCACTGATGACCGCAAGATGATGCAAT ATAAAGACATCCATCGCCTGGTATTCACAGCTGTGAGCCACGCACATGCTGGTGTCTACAAAAGTGTCATTGCCAACAAAGTGGGGAAGGCCACGTGCTATGCACACCTCTATGTCACCG ATGTGGTGCCAACCCCCCCAGACGGGCCCCCCACTGTGGCCTCAGTGACTGGCAGAGCCATCACGCTGACCTGGAACAAGCCCAAGTGGCTGGACGCTGCCATAG ACCCTAACTCGGTGACCTACGTGGTGCAAATGCAAGTGCTGGGCACGATGCAGTGGGTGGTGCTGGTGACCGGCGTGCAGGATACCACGTACACAGTGCACAGGCTGACCAAGGGTGCCCAGTACCTCTTCCGTGTCATCACTGCCACTCCCAAGAGCAACAGCAAGCCCTCCCCACCTGTGGGGCCCGTACAGCTCCTGGACCGGG GTCCCTACCTGGAGGAGGCCCCAGTCATCCTGGACAAACCAGATGTGGTGTATGTGGTAGAAGGCCAGCCAGCctccatcaccatcaccatcaaCCATGTGGAGGCCATTGTCACCTGGAAGAG ggctgggcaggtgtTGGGGGAACTGGAGGGCACGTGTGAGACGATGATGCCAGACGATGACCAGCACTGCCTGCGGCTGCTTCGCGTGGGccagggggctggggggctgctggCCTGTGAGGTGAGCAACCGCCACGGCACTGCCCACTGCACCCTGCGCCTCCGCCTCGCAG AGGCACCGCGTTTTGAGTCCATCATGGAGGACATCGATGCCCAGGAAGGGGAGACACCACGATTCGCTGTGGTGGTGGAGGGGAAACCACTGCCGGACATCATGTGGTACAAG gatggggagctgctggaggagagcaGCCACCTGAGCTTCGTATATGAGGACAATGAGTGCTcgctggtggtgctgggtgcTGCCGAGCCTGACAGTGGCGTCTACACCTGCACAGCCAAGAATCTGGCTGGGGAGGTCTCCTgcaaagcagagctggtggTGCGGGCAG cccagcccactGCGGATGCCACCATGGAGGAGGATGCGCTGCACAAGGCACGACGCCTGACCGACTACTATGATGTGCATGAGGAGATCGGGAG GGGGGCTTTCTCCTATCTGCGGAGGGTGACAGAGAAGAGCACCCGGCTGGACTTTGCTGCCAAGTTCATCCCTGGGAGGACCAAGGCTAAGCAGTCGGCGCGGCGGGAGCTGCACATTCTCTCTCAGCTGGACCACGAGCGCATCGTCTTCTTCCACGATGCCTTTGAGAAGAAGAATGCTGTCATCATGGTCATGGAGCT TTGCTCTGAAGAAGAGTTGCTGGACAGGATGGTGAGGAAGCCCTCAGTGTGTGAGTCGGAG GTCCGCTCCTACATGCGGCAGGTCCTGGAAGGGATCTGCTACCTGCATCAGCACAGTGTCCTGCACCTGGACATCAAA CCAGAAAACCTCCTGATGGCAGATTTGAGCAGCGAGCAGATCCGGATCTGTGACTTCGGCAATGCACAGGAGCTGACGTCTGAGGAGCCACAGTACTGCAAGTATGGCACCCCTGAGTTCGTGGGCCCTGAGATTGTCAACCAGACCCCTGTCTCCAGCGTCACTGACATCTG GCCTGTGGGGGTTATCGCATACCTCTG CCTGACAGGGATCTCTCCCTTCGTGGGGGAGAATGACAAGACAACGCTGATGAACATCCGCAACTACAATGTGGCCTTTGAGGAGAGGATGTTCCAGGGGCTCACCCGGGAAGCCAAGGGCTTTGTCATCAAAGTGCTGGTCAATGACAAGCT GAGACCCAATGCAGAACAGaccctggagcatccctggtTTAAG acactggCAAAGGGCAAGGTCATCAGCACCGACCACCTCAAGCTCTTCATCTCGCGTCGGAAATGGCAG cGCTCACAGATCAGCTACAAGTGCAACATGGTGCTGCGGCcgatcccagagctgctggaggacaCGTCCAACCACCTCTCCATCGCCGTGCCCCGGCATCTCAAAGAGTCACCAGCGCTGTCGTCCTCCTCAGACTCAGACGACCTGGATGAGCTGCCCTTCATCCCCATGCCACACCAGGTGGAGTTCTCTGGCTCCCGCATGTCCCTCAATGAGATCCCCACAGACGATGAGACCATTGGGACATCCGAGGGGCTGCAGCCGGAGGGGGATGCCTCTGCCATGGagtggcagagccagggcacagggaagcctggggtggccctggggaagcGGACAAGGAGTGCTGGGCCACGGCGACCATGTGCAGAGGTGGAGGCACCTGGTTCCTCTGATGAGGAAGCCCCCGAAGCCCAGAAGCGTCCGGAGTATCCTCGCAAAGCCATGAGGAAGGGTTCCAGCCTGGAGTCCCCAGGGAGTGCCCGTCGGGGAGAGCTGAagaggggcagctctgctgacagCGCCCTGCTGCTCCAACAGCTCCCAGGGACTGAGGAGGGGGCTGAGGCAGCCCGGGACCCCCGTGGGGCCCTAGCCAAGGCAGCCTCCATGGAGTTGCCAAGGAGAAAGATGGTCTGGGGGGAGGATGATCATGCCCAGCGCCTGGAGCTGATGCGCCAGCGGCTGCTGCGGGgaagctctggggacagcaaggTCAGTGGCCTGCGGGGTCCCCTCCTGGAGACCCTGGGGGTCAGCcctgacaagaaagtctcacggTCAGCCCGCCTGGAGGCTCCAGCAGTGCCACGGCTGGTGCGGGCAGCCTCCAGTGAAGCCACCTCGCCGCGCCTCCTCCCCGCTGAGTGCCGGCTGCAGAAGAGCAGCTCCTTCAGCCACGGGGATGCGGAGCCTGTCGTCCGGCACCGACGCTCCGGTGCGCCCCTGGAGATCCCAGTGGCCTGCCTGGAGGCACAACGGCTCAAGGAgtccccctctctctctgcccTCTCTGATGCTCGGCCCACAGTGCCACCAGACACCCCAAGCACACCCACACCCCCTCCAGCAGAGATCTCCGTTCCCCAGGCTGGCCCTGCAAAGGCTGCCTCGGGGAGGAGGCGCGTCCCTGAGGAACATGGCCcacctggggccagcaaggctgCCACCACCACAGGGAAGAAGCCCACGGACAGGGGACAGGAGGACAAGACACCCACCAAGGCTGCTGGAGccagtggggagggggctgccaGGACAGGAGCTCCCACCCCACCAAAGTCCACAACCCCTGTTCCCCAAACCCACATAAAGTCTTCCTATGCCAAGATGATGCAAGTCATGGGAGGTATTCAAGGCGGGGAGACAGTCACCAAGGAGCCCCCACCAACCACCAACGAGCCCCCCCCAAACATCAAGGAGACCccaccagccagccctgccaagcccccTACGCCAGCAGCAAGGAGGGAGGTGAAACCCACcggctcctccagctccttaGTCATCCAGGACATCGATTCGGAGGAGGTCTTTGAGGCCAAGTTCAAGCGGAGCCGCGAATCATCCCTCACCCGGGGGCTGAAGCGCCTCACCCGCTCCCGCTCCGAGGACCGGCACCTGGCCGGCCCCCCAGCCTCTGACGAGGGCATCTACCGTCCTACACCGGCCGgcgtgcccctggagctgcgcAGGGACCGGCCCACCGGGCTGGCAGCCAAGTCCAAGTCGGTGCAGGACCTGCATGAGGTGGAGAAGGATGGGGGCTTCTTCCGGAGGATGTCCATACTTCTCAAGCGGACCCCGCCCGCTGAGAGAAAGAAGAGCATGGGGGAGGACGGAGGcactgagaccccacctggtgGGCGCCGCTTCTCCTGGAGCATGGCTCTGGCCAGCTCCAGAGAGCGGAGGGACTCAGAGAGCCTCAAGTCAGAGCCGGGGGGTGGTGGGGAGAGCGAGTCACCGGCGGTGGCTGTGCGGAGGAAGATCAGTGCCACCATGGAGCGGGTCTCGGCGCGGCTTCGCAGCGTGTCGGATGAACGGCCGGAGGGCGAGGGCTCCCGGCAGCTCCGTCGCGCCAGCTCCGAGGGTGAGAGCTTGCGGCCGGggcccgcccccgcccccgcgCCCTCCTCCGAGTCCCTGCGCTCCGAGGCCAGCACAggctcctctgcctctgccaaAG GTGGGGGTGACAGTCAGAAGAGGTCCCGCTGGGAGCGCTGGGGGCTCTCCCGGGGCAAGAAGGAGAAGATGGCCTCACAGCCCAACATCCCCTCCAGCCTTCTGCGGGAGGAGGGACTCGCCGCCGGCCGGCCACACACACCCAGTGAATCGG ATTTCCCCCCTATTTTCCACATCAAGCTGAAGGaccaggtgctgctggagggcGAGGCGCTGACCCTCTGCTGCCTTCCTGCTGGCAGCCCAACCCCACGGATCCTCTGGATGAAAG ACAAGAGGTCCCTGCAGCCTGACAGTGGGCTGAACGTCGTCTCCTGCAAGGACGGACGTCAGATGCTCACCATTGCCAAGGTCTCCAGGAAGGATGCAGGGCTGTACGAGTGTGCAGCTGCCAACATCCTGGGCACAGCCATCAGCTCCTGCACGCTGGCTGTGGCAC GACTCCCTGGGCGGCCAGGCACCCCGGAGGTCCCCCAGAAGTACAAGAACACGGTGCTGGTGCTGTGGAAGCCCGCTGAGAGCAAAGCCCCCTGCACCTACACACTGGAGCGCAGACTGGAAG GGGAGCACGAGTGGAAGATTGTCAGCACTGGTATCACTGACTGCTACTTCAATGTGACTGAGCTGCCTCCAGGGAGCACTGCCAAGTTTCGTGTGGCCTGTGTCAacaaggctgggcagggaccctACAGCAACCCCTCAGTAAAGGTGCATCTTGAGGCAGCAG ACGccggagctgccctggccaAGGATGTTGCTGTCCCCATTCCTGAGAAGGTGGCTTCCAGCCGGTCAACCCAGACACTCGAGGAGCATGTGGagcctgtggctgcaggggcccCTCCCACCACACCACCACGCAAGCACAAGGGAGTGGTACAGaaggcagctggagcagaacaGGAGGGTGCCCCCACAGGGGTCCTTCCACCTCCTGCCCCCCGTGAAGAGGGAGTGCCACCAGATCTTGAGCTTCCACCCAACATCACTGTCTATGTGCCTCCTGAGCTGATGTTCACCCCTCCTCGGACTGCTGCCTCTCCTCATACAGACACCCCCACTCCGGGCTCTCCTGCACCCCCCACGGACGCTTCCCCCCCGCCCCAGGCTCCGTCTCCTTCCAAGTCATCCCCCACTGTTTCCCCAGTGTCAACCACgcccagctcagcccccacACCATCTCCCACCCCCAACACCACACCTTCACGGAAGATGCCTCCCTACATGGTAACCTCCTTCATCTCCATGCCCCCCACATCACCCCCTGCGCAGGAGCCCACCACCACTCCCCCACCCTCCAAGGAGCCCCCAGCTGCTAGTGGGGTCCCAGGGGCAAAAGACAGCACATCACTGCGGCAGGGTGTCCCCCAGAAGCCATACACCTTCTTGGACGAGAAAGCAAG AGGCCGTTTCGGGGTGATCCGGCTCTGCAAGGAGAATGCCACAGGGAAGCACTTCATGGCCAAGATTGTGCCCTACGAGGCGGAGCGGAAGCAGAGCGTGCTGCAGGAGTACGAGATCCTCAAGGCGCTGCACCATGAGCGCATCATGGCCCTGCACGAGGCGTACATCACCCCCCGCTATCTGGTGCTCATCTGCGAGAACTGTGCTGGCAAGGAGATCCTCTACAGCATCGTGGACAG GTTTCGCTACTCGGAGGATGACGTGGTGAGCTAcgttctgcagctcctgcagggcctcgagTACCTGCACAGCCGCCGCATTGTGCACCTCGACATCAAGCCAGACAACATCATCATCTCAGGCACAAATGCCCTCAAGATCATCGATTTTGGCAGTGCCCAGACCTACAACCCACTTGTGCTGCGGCAGCTGGGGCGGCGTGCTGGCACCCTGGAGTACATGT CGCCAGAGGTGGTGAAGGGAGACCCGGTGGGCTCTGCAGCAGATGTCTGGGGTGTTGGCGTCCTCACCTACATCAT GCTCAGCGGGCGGTCCCCATTCTTTGAACTGGACCCCATCGAGACGGAGAACCGCATCCTGGCAGGGCGCTTTGATGCCTTCAAGCTGTACCCCAACGTCTCGCAGACTGCTGCCCTCTTCATCCGCAAGGTCCTCACCGTCCACCCCTG GAGCCGCCCCACGGTGAAGGACTGCTTCGCCAATACCTGGCTCCAGGATGCCTACCTGATGAAGCTGCGCCGCCAGACCCTGACTTTCACCACCAACCGCCTCAAGGAATTCCTAGTGGACCACCAGAGGCGCCGCGGCGAGGCCGTCACAAAGCACAAGGTCTTACTGCGCTCCTACCAGGGCGGCCAGCCACCAGGGCCACAGTAA